Genomic window (Saccharothrix australiensis):
GAATGCGCCGGGCATTCGCCCGCGGACAACCGGACAAGCGTCCTGCACGCGTCCTCACCCCTCGCGATTCCGCGACCGGTGGAATACTGGCGTCACCGGCGTGTGATGTGCGTCTCCCGATCGGCGCGACCACCCCTCCACCACCCTTCGCCGGGAGGCACGGACCGACCGCCTGCGCGGTTCGACCCCGGGCGCGGGAACCCCTCCCGAGAGGTGTAGCCGGGCGGGGCGGGAACGTTACGAAAAGGGCCGTACGAAAACGTCCGGATGTCCGCGCGCCGGGAACTCCGCGCTGTTTCCGCAGGTGGTGAGCGGCGGGCCCCCGTTGGCCCGAGGGCCCGCCGCCTCCCGATGCTGTCCAGGGTCAACGGACGTGGCGTCGGGTCCGCCCCCGCCTCGCGTCTGCGGCGCGGCGGGAGGCGCACCGACACGGTAGCCCAGGGAGCACAAGCCGAGCCAGACGCCCGTCCAGCCTGGTGGGACGTCCGACCACGACGTTTTCCCAGTTCACAGTCTCAGTATGGCCGTACCGCTTTCTTCGTCCCGGACGATCCCGGACGAAATTTCGTCCGAAAGCCTGGACTTTTTCCCCTTGTCGTGATTCTTCCGCGCGCTCTTCCCCGTTCTCGCGCGGCGCGGCGGGCCGGGTGTTCGGGGTCCGCACCGGGGTCGGGGTTGTCGCTAGGATGCGCATTGGCTTTCGAGGAACCCGCCGTTCCTCCGGGTCGGGTTGGCCCCCGCTCCGGTGCACGTCGTGAACGCGGATTCCCGCCTGCCGAGTGCTGTCCAGGGTCGACGAAGAACGAGGAGCTGTCGTGTCCGTCCCCGCTTTCCGGCGGCGAGTGCCGCCGTTCCCCCGTGCCACCGGCGCGCCCGTCGCGCGCGGGGCCGCCCGCGCGCCCTGGGTCCGACCGTCCCGGCGCCATCGGGGGAGGCCAGCATGAGCGGCACGTCCCTCGTGCCGGGCCGCCGGCCCGGCCCGGCCGCCACCCTGCCGATCGGCCGGGCCCACCCCCGCCACCGGACCGCGCCCTCGCCGCCGACCACTCCCCCGGTCGCGCCGCGGACCACACCGCCGACCTCGCCCACGACCGAGCAACGGGGCGCGCCGCGCTCCGCACCCGCGATCGCGGCGGGGGCCGCTCAGCCGGCCACGCCCGCCACCGCGCCGCGGGCCGGGCAGCCGACCGCGCAGCAGGCCGCGCCGTCGGTGGCGCGCCGGTCCGGCGAGGCAGCGGTGCGGGCGGCGCGGTCCGTCCGCCGGTCCGCGCAGATCCGCGCCGCCGTGCGCGACGCCCGCGACGACGCGGCGCGGCAGCCGCTGGACCAGGCGCGCGGCGCGCTGGACTACCGGCAGTTCAACCAGGCGTTGGACCGGCTGCGCCGGTCGAAGGGCCTGTCCTTCCAGGCGTTGTCCAACAACGCGGGCCGGCACGAGTTGCCCAAGAGCACCGCCCACATGATGTGCACGCGCGACACCCTGCCCACGCGGGCGACGCAGGTCGAGGCGTTCCTGCGCGCCTGCGGTGAACCGCCCGAGCACGTCGCGGCGTGGCTCGCCGCGTGGCGACGCCTGTCCGAGCGGACCCGGCCGCCCGCCGGCCGGACCGCCGCGCGCGTCGAGCCGGTCGCCGCGCGCGATCCGGGAGCGGCCGATGCGACCGCCGACGGGGCGGCCCGCGCGACCGCCGGCGAGGCGACCGGTTGGACCGCCGGTGGAGCAGCCGCTCGGACCGCCGACGGGGCGACCGGTCACCCCCCACCGGCCACCGGCGTGCTGTGCGCGTCGACGCCGGCCGCGCACCACGACCACTGGTTCCGCGAGGTCGACCAACGGCGGCTGGTGTTCTCGGTCCTGCTGTCGCTGCTGCTGACGTGCGCGGGACTCTGGGTGGTCGGTGCGCTCACCGGGCTCGGCCTGCCCTCCGGGATGCGCACGGTCGTCGTGTCCGCGGGTGCCGCCGCCCTGTCGACCACGGGCAGCGTCTGGCTGCTGTTACGGCCGCGCACGCGGCCCTGACACCTCCGCCCCCCGCCGCGCCGGACCCGGATCCCGCGCGGCCGTCGGCTCCCCCGCCGACGCACACCACACGCGCTCCACGAGCGCGCCCCCGGATGGCCTCCCCCCGGCCGATCCCACGACGGTGCACGGCCTCCGCCCGGCACCGACGCACCCAGGAGACAGTGATGACCTCCCCCAACCCCAACGTCGTTCCCCTCTCCGGCCGCGGCGCCACCGCCACGCCCGCCACGCCGACGTGCACCATCGCGCACGTCCTGGCGACGGCCGTCGTCATCGGGTTCGCCATGTGGCTGATGACCGCCCACGGCTACGCCCTCCTGCCCGCGCTGGGCGCCTCCCTGTCCGTGCTCGCCGCCACCCTGACGATCGTCCACATCGGCAGGCTCCCCGCGTTGGTCAAGAGGCTGGTCCTGCGCATGGTCGCCGACCACGGCCCCTCGCCGGACCACGCCCAGCGCTGATCCCGGCGCACCTCCGGACGAGGGGATCGGCGAGATGGCGACCCGGTCGCCGGCACGGACACGGATCGAGGGGCACCACCCCGACGCGGCTCGACGAGGAGGCACGAGCACGATGTCGCGCAGCGAGAGCGACCGCCCGCTGGAGTGGGCACGCCGCGCGCAGGACGGGCAGCGGTTCAACCGAGCGCTGGACCGGCTGCGCCGGTCGAGGGACCTGTCCTTCCAGGCGGTGTCGAACAACGCCGGCAGGCAGCGGCTGCCCAAGAGCACGGCCCACATGATGTGCACGCGCGACACGCTGCCCACGCGGGCCGCGCAGGTCGAGGCGTTCGTGCGCGCCTGCGGTGAACCGCCCGGGGACGTCGCGGCGTGGCTCGCCGAGTGGCGGCGGATCGACGAGCGGGAGCGCCGGCTCAGGACCGAGCACCGGATCGCCGGGAAGTCCCGGCGGCACACCGCCCACCACCCGGCCGGCGCACCGATCCCGGTGGGAGCCGACGCCGGGGTCGACGCGGACGACCGGGCGGTGGCCGGCACGGCAGTCGACGCGGACGTCCAAGCGGTGGCCGGTGCGGACGTCCAAGCAATGGCGGGTGTGGCAGTCGGTGCGGCGGGTGTCACGGCGGGCGTCACGGCGGACGCGCCAGTGGGCCCCGCGGTCGACGTGGTGCACGGCGCGGCGGTCGGCCCGATGGACAGCGCGAGGGGCAGCACGGCGGAGGCCGGTGCGTCCCGGCGCGTCGCACCCGCCGTCCCCGCACCCGCCGCCGGCCCCGACGACGAGCCGCGACCAGCGGCGGCCCCACCGACCCGCCGCGCGGTCCGGGCCGTGCTGGGCGGCATCACCGCCGCCCTGGTGGTGGCCGCGGTGATCGCGGTGGGCATGGCACCGGCGGACCCGGCGGGACGGGGTCGGGCGGTGGTGGACGCCCTCGTGCCCGACCTCGCCGTGTCCCTCGCCCTGGTCGGCGTCGTCCGACCGCAGCCGGGCCGCCCCGCCGAGGGGTTCGCCCGCTGCGAGGACCCCGACGTCCCACCGGGCAGCTCCAGGTAGGTGTGCGCGGGTGCCGACGCCACGGTCGCCGGCACCCGCGCCCCGTCCGCCGCGCGAGCAGCCGCGCTCACAGCCGCCGGATCACCCGCGCCGGGTTGCCCGCCGCGAACACGCGGTCCGGCAGGTCGCGGACGACCACGCTGCCCGCGCCGATCACCGTGTCGCCGCCGACGGTCACGCCGGGGCAGACGATCACCCCACCGCCCAGCCACGCGTTGTCGCCGATCGTGATGGGGGCGGCGCGCTCCCAGCCGGCGCGACGGCGCTCGTGGTCCTCCACCGGGTGCAGGGCGGTCAGCAGCTGCGCCCGTGGCCCGATCCGGACGTCGTCGCCGACGGTGATGGCGGCGTCGTCCAGGAGGATCGCGTCGTGGTTGACGAAGCTGTTCGCGCCCAGCCGGGTCTGGTAGCCGTAGCTGCACTGGAACCGCGGCAGCACGGTCGCGCCCGGTCCGAACCCGCCGAGCAGCCCCGTCAGGATTCCCCGCCGCCCGGCCTCGTCGTCCGCGTCGGTGGCGTTGAAGCGGTCGAGCGCCCGGCGGCACCGCTGCCGATCCTCGACCAAGTCGGGCTCGTCCAGGTACCACTCACCGCGCAGCATCCGGTCCTTCTGCTCCCCCATGCGCGTCGATCATGCCAGGCGGCCCCGGCACGGCGTGCACGTCGAACGACGGGTCACGCGGTGCCGGCGGTCCGCGCGTCCCGTCCGCGCGACCCGTATGGTTCCGGTTGGCCTGTCACCCAGCGCGGATCATCGTGAGGAGTTCCCCGTGGCACAGACGGTTCAGGGCGTCATCGCACGCGCCAAAGGCGCACCGGTCGAGGTTGCGGAGGTGGTCGTGCCCGACCCCGGCCCGCAGGAGGCCGTGGTGCGGGTGCAGGCGTGCGGGGTCTGCCACACCGACCTGCACTACCGGGAGGGCGGCATCAACGACGAGTTCCCGTTCCTGCTGGGCCACGAGGCCGCCGGGGTCGTCGAGGCGGTCGGCGAGGGCGTCACCGACGTCGCGCCCGGCGACTTCGTCATCCTCAACTGGCGCGCCGTGTGCGGCACGTGCCGCGCGTGCCTGCGGGGCCGGCCGTGGTACTGCTTCGACACCCACAACGCCGCCCAGCCGATGACCCTCGCGGACGGCACGCCGCTGACGACCGCGCTCGGGATCGGCGCGTTCGCCGAGAAGACGCTCGTGCACGCCGGCCAGTGCACCAAGGTGGACCCGGACGCCTCGCCCGCGGCGGTGGGCCTCCTCGGCTGCGGTGTCATGGCCGGCCTCGGCGCCGCGATGAACACCGGCGGGGTGGGTCGCGGCGACAGCGTCGCGGTCATCGGCTGCGGCGGTGTCGGCAACGCCGCCATCGCGGGCGCGCGGCTCGCGGGCGCGACCACGATCATCGCCGTCGACATCGACGCCCGGAAGCTCGACCAGGCGGAGCGGATCGGCGCGACGCACCGCGTGGACTCCTCGGCGGAGGACGCGGTGGCCCGCGTGCGCGAGCTGACCGGCGGCTTCGGGGCGGACGTCGTGATCGACGCCGTGGGCCGGCCGGAGACGTGGCAGCAGGCGTTCTACGCGCGCGACCTCGCGGGCACCGTGGTCCTGGTCGGGGTGCCGACGCCGGACATGCGCCTGGAGATGCCGCTGATCGACTTCTTCTCGCGCGGCGGCTCGCTCAAGTCCTCCTGGTACGGCGACTGCCTGCCGTCCCGCGACTTCCCGTACCTGGTCGACCTCTACCGGCAGGGCCGCCTCGACCTGGACGCGTTCGTGACCGAGACCATCGCGCTGGACCAGGTGGAGCAGGCGTTCACGCGGATGCACGACGGCGACGTGCTGCGCTCGGTGGTGGTCTTCTGATGGCGCGGATCGACCGCGGTGTCACGTCGGGCACCTTCTCGCTGGACGGCGAGACCCACCAGGTGGACAACAACGTCTGGGTGATCGGCGACGACACCGAGTGCGTGGTGGTCGACGCTCCGCACGACGTCGACGCGATCCTGCGGGTCGTCGCCGGGCGGAGGGTGCGGGCCGTCCTCGCCACCCACGCCCACGACGACCACGTGCGCGTCGCGCCCGCCCTGGCCCGCGCCACCGGCGCGCCGGTCCTGCTGCACCCCGCCGACCTGGTGCTGTGGCGGATGACCCACCCGGACGTCGAGCCCGACGGCGAACTGGCCGACGGGCAGGCGGTCGAGGTCGCCGGCACCACCCTCCACGTCCTGCACACGCCGGGCCACTCCCCCGGCGCGTGCTGCTTCCACGCCCCGGAGCTGGGTGTCGTCTTCACCGGCGACACCCTGTTCCAGGGCGGTCCGGGCGCGACCGGCCGCTCCTTCTCCAGCCACGACCTGATCGTGGACTCCATCACCGCGAAGCTGCTCGTCCTGCCCGACGACACGATCGTCCACACCGGACACGGTCCCGACACGACGATCGGCGCGGAGGCGCCGGGCCTGCGCGGGTAGCCGCGCACGGCCCGCGTACCACCGAACCGCCGGAACGGCCACCTCGCAGCGGTCCTCGCGAGGTGGCCGCCGCGGTGCGGAGGACGGGACCGCGCACCGGCCGGGCACCGACCGCTCGGCGCGCACCACCCGACCGCGAGCCCCAGCAGGCAACCCGGCGAGCCGCCTGACGAACCACCCAGCGCCCCAGCCGTCAGCCGTCAGCCGTCAGCCGTCAGCCGTCAGCCGTCAGCCGTCAGCCGTCAGCTCAGGATGCCCCGCCGGTACGCGGATGCCCAGGCCCGGTTCCACCGCTGTTCCCGCAGCAGCCCTGCCGCTCGTCCACGGACGTCACCGCGCCATCTTCCCCGACGCGCGCCGGTAGGTCAGCCGGCGCAGCAGCACCTCCGCCGGGCCACGCCTGCCCACGCGCCGCAGCAGGTCGGCCAGCACCACCGAGACCAGCCACGTGCCCAGCGCGAGCACCCCGGTGGTGGCCGTGCCGAGCGTCGCGCCCCACCCCAGGAGGGGCGGCGTCAACAGCACCACGAACACCGCGGACTGGAACAGGTAGCAGCTCAGCGAACGCTGACCGCACGCGGCGAGCGCGCGCACGACGGGGCCGCGCCGCGCACCGACGCGGATCGCGAGCAAGCCCATCAGCGCCGCGTAACCCAGCCCGCCCGCGATGCCGGTCACCGCGTGCAGCGCCGAGACCGCCCACAGCGCGACCGTCGACCCCGGCGTCCAGAACCCGCCGACCGCGAGCCCCGCGGGCAGGCCGCCCGCCGCGGCCGTCGCCAGGCCGCCCACCGCCGTGCGGACCAGCAGGGCGCGGTGCGCGGACGGGTCGGAGAGCACCCCGCGCCGCGCCGCCCACGTGCCGACCAGGGCGGCGCTGACGACGCCGATGAGCCCCAGCGGGCTCGTCAGCCACTCCACCGGGCGCAGGAGCAGCGCCTCGACCGGGTCGGGCGTCTCGAACGACCGCAAGATCGACCGCCCGCGCTCCGACGGCAACGCGTAGGCGGCGCCCTGCACCAGCGCCACGAGGACCAGCCACGCGGCGGCGGCGACGAGCAGCGCGCGGTCCGAGACCCGCGTCAACGCCACCAGCAGGAAACCCAGCACGCCGTACAGGCCGAGCACGTCACCGGGGAACAGCACCACCGCGTGCACGAACCCGAACACGAGCAGCCAACGACTCCGCCGCCGCAGCAAGCGCTTGGCATCGACCTCCGTGCGCCCCGCTTCCCGTTGCCGTTGGTGGACCTGCACGACGCCGTACGCGAACAGCGCGGCGAACATCGGGTACGCACGCGCGTCGACCAGGGACACGTCCAGGACGCTGACGACCCGGTCGAGCAAGTCCTCCTCGACGATGTGCTGCCGCACGCCGTACGGGCGTCCGTAGAGGTAGACCACCGAATTGGCCAAGGCGATCAAGGCGAGCATCAGCCCCCGCGCGAGATCGGGGGCGAGCACCCGTTCCCGCGTGGCGACCGGCCCGGTCCCCACACCAGTCTCGTTGAGCGACACGGGTCCAAGCCTGCCGCCTTACGCGCCGCCGAGGGTCGTCGGATCGACCGAACCCGGACGTCCACCTCCTGGTGCCGGGGGGTCAACCGATCGACCGATGCGCGACCGGTTTCCCGTGCGGGCACGGGGTGTCGGCACGGTCGCGGAGCCGAGCGATCGCCGGCAGCCCGCCCGGACCACCCGGAGCCCGAACGCCCCAGGCCGGCGCCCTCGTGCCGGGTGGTGTGGCGGACGGCGGACGGGGAACCCGCTACAGGACACGGGAGGAGGGCCCATGAGCGCACCGCGGCACCGCGCCCGTCGCCGGGAGACGACCGGTGACCGGCCGCTCCCGGCCTGGCTGACCAAGGCCGTCACCGCCGTGATCGGGTGGGGCGCCGGACGTCGGCGCGCGCGCCTGTTCCACCCGCGCGGCATGGTGTTCGACGCCGTGTTCTCCGTGACCGGCACGCGGGACTGGGGCGTGCCGCTGCTCGACCGGCCGGGCGAGTACCGGGCGCTGGCGCGCTGGTCGAAGGCCGTCCCGACCCCGCGCGGCCTGCCGGACGTGCTCGGCCTGGCCATCCGGGTCGACGACGCCGGCGGTGCCGGCTCGCCGCTGGACCTGGCGCTGGCCACGACCGGCAGCCGGCCGGTGCTCCGCCACCTGCTGGTCCCGCGCCGCGACTTCGCCGTCACGTACACCTCGCTCCTGCCCTACCGCGTCGGCACGCGCCACCGCCTCCTCGCCGCCGTGCCCGCCGACCCGGCGCGGCGCGTGCCGGCCGACCTGACCGACGCCGCCGACGTGGCCGTGCCGGTGGCGTTCCGGATCGCGGTGGCCGCGCCGACCGGGCCGTGGCGGCAGGTCGCGACCCTCACCCTGGTCGCTCCCCGGCCGGACGCCGCGCGCCTCGCGTTCGACGTCACCGGCCACGCGCTGGACGGCTTCCGCCCCTGCGGCCGGCTCAACCGGCTGCGCGGACCGGCCTACCGCGCCTCCCGACGTGCCCGCGGCGCGGCGGACGACGGCTGACCGACCGCAGCGGAGTTCCCCGCGCGCCAACCGGACGAGCTACGCGGCGTCCACCGATGGTGTCGATGCGCCCGCCGGAGTCGCACCCCGCCGGGGCCCGTGCGACCGTGGGATGACCGCCCGCGCGACGGACACGGAATCGGCGGGTACGCAGGCGGACGCCGGGCCGGGTGACCACGCCCCGCCCCCGGCGGCCCCGTCCCACCACGAGGATCGCGATCATGCCGGGAGAGCCGACCACCCGCACCGAGGACGACGAAGGGTTCCCGCCGCGGGCGGACGCCCGACCCGCGGCGGGAACCCTTCGCACGGCACCGCCACCGCACGGCGACGACCGGGGCGGGCGCGCCGGGGGCCGGCCGGGCCGCCACGCCGTCGACACGGTCATCGACGACGCCGAACCCGAGCCGGGTGTGCTCGTGCTGGGTGTCACGGGAGCGGTCCGCGCGCCGCTGGCCGACGTCGCCGAGCGGTGCCTCGGCAAGTCGCCGCGCGTGCTGGTGCTCGACCTCTCGCGGGTCGCGGTGTGCGACGGCCACGGCGTCGCGCAGCTGACCGCGGTCCGCGCACGGGCGCGGTCGACCGGGGTGCCGGTCGAGCTCGTGGTGGCGACCTACGAGGTGGCCAGGGCGCTGCGGTTCAGCGACCCGGACGCGCTGCTGGGCGCGTGGCCGTCGCTGGAGCTGGTGCTGACCGCCGTCCGCGCAGATCCGGTGCGGCCGACCGACGAGGTGAATGGACGATCCCGATGACCTTCAACCCGCTCGAACACCGCGGCATACCGCTGGACCGGCAGGTCCGGAACTGGCGCGAGCTGAACGTGGACCCGATCGACCCCGACCACGCCGACCCCTACACGCGCTGCCGGATCATCACCATGAACGGCATCGAGGTGGAGGCGGTGCTGTTCAGCCACCAGTTCGCGCGCAACTGCCTCGACCTGGAGGTCAAGCGGCAGCTCGCGGAGGTGCGGTACTTGGAGCACCAGCAGCAGAAGGCGGTCAACTGGCTGCTGCCGGGCGTGTCCTCCGCCCTGGAGACCACGATCGCCTACGAGCAGGTCGCCGTGGACCTCACCGCGTGGGTCGCGCGGATGGAACCGGACCCGTACCTCAAGCAGGCGTACCAGTTCGGCGTGCTGGAGGACTTCGACCACCTCTACCGCTACGCCAACCTGTACGAGATGATCCAGCGCCGCAAGGCGGAGCGGATCGTCGACGGCCTCACCGAGGTGATACCCGGCCGGCCGACCAAGTACCACCACCGGCACCCCGCCGACAACGTCCGCGAGCCCTACGACCGCTCCACCGCGGCGCCGATCTCCAAGCTGCACGCCCTGACGATCATGTCGTCCGAGCAGCAGACCATGAACTTCTACATGAACGTCGGCCCCGAGTACATGGAGCCCATCGCACGGCAGCTCTACCAGGAGATCGGGCTCATCGAGGAGGAGCACGTCACGCACTACGAGTCCCTTGTGGACCCCGGCGAGACGTGGTGGGAACGGCTGGTCAACCACGAGTACAACGAGTGCTACCTGTACCACTCGTTCATGCAGACGGAGTCCGACCGCCGGATCAAGGCGATCTGGGAACT
Coding sequences:
- a CDS encoding sugar O-acetyltransferase, with the protein product MGEQKDRMLRGEWYLDEPDLVEDRQRCRRALDRFNATDADDEAGRRGILTGLLGGFGPGATVLPRFQCSYGYQTRLGANSFVNHDAILLDDAAITVGDDVRIGPRAQLLTALHPVEDHERRRAGWERAAPITIGDNAWLGGGVIVCPGVTVGGDTVIGAGSVVVRDLPDRVFAAGNPARVIRRL
- a CDS encoding S-(hydroxymethyl)mycothiol dehydrogenase, producing MAQTVQGVIARAKGAPVEVAEVVVPDPGPQEAVVRVQACGVCHTDLHYREGGINDEFPFLLGHEAAGVVEAVGEGVTDVAPGDFVILNWRAVCGTCRACLRGRPWYCFDTHNAAQPMTLADGTPLTTALGIGAFAEKTLVHAGQCTKVDPDASPAAVGLLGCGVMAGLGAAMNTGGVGRGDSVAVIGCGGVGNAAIAGARLAGATTIIAVDIDARKLDQAERIGATHRVDSSAEDAVARVRELTGGFGADVVIDAVGRPETWQQAFYARDLAGTVVLVGVPTPDMRLEMPLIDFFSRGGSLKSSWYGDCLPSRDFPYLVDLYRQGRLDLDAFVTETIALDQVEQAFTRMHDGDVLRSVVVF
- a CDS encoding MBL fold metallo-hydrolase encodes the protein MARIDRGVTSGTFSLDGETHQVDNNVWVIGDDTECVVVDAPHDVDAILRVVAGRRVRAVLATHAHDDHVRVAPALARATGAPVLLHPADLVLWRMTHPDVEPDGELADGQAVEVAGTTLHVLHTPGHSPGACCFHAPELGVVFTGDTLFQGGPGATGRSFSSHDLIVDSITAKLLVLPDDTIVHTGHGPDTTIGAEAPGLRG
- a CDS encoding DUF418 domain-containing protein; this translates as MGTGPVATRERVLAPDLARGLMLALIALANSVVYLYGRPYGVRQHIVEEDLLDRVVSVLDVSLVDARAYPMFAALFAYGVVQVHQRQREAGRTEVDAKRLLRRRSRWLLVFGFVHAVVLFPGDVLGLYGVLGFLLVALTRVSDRALLVAAAAWLVLVALVQGAAYALPSERGRSILRSFETPDPVEALLLRPVEWLTSPLGLIGVVSAALVGTWAARRGVLSDPSAHRALLVRTAVGGLATAAAGGLPAGLAVGGFWTPGSTVALWAVSALHAVTGIAGGLGYAALMGLLAIRVGARRGPVVRALAACGQRSLSCYLFQSAVFVVLLTPPLLGWGATLGTATTGVLALGTWLVSVVLADLLRRVGRRGPAEVLLRRLTYRRASGKMAR
- a CDS encoding STAS domain-containing protein translates to MPGEPTTRTEDDEGFPPRADARPAAGTLRTAPPPHGDDRGGRAGGRPGRHAVDTVIDDAEPEPGVLVLGVTGAVRAPLADVAERCLGKSPRVLVLDLSRVAVCDGHGVAQLTAVRARARSTGVPVELVVATYEVARALRFSDPDALLGAWPSLELVLTAVRADPVRPTDEVNGRSR